Proteins encoded within one genomic window of Elephas maximus indicus isolate mEleMax1 chromosome 21, mEleMax1 primary haplotype, whole genome shotgun sequence:
- the ANKRD11 gene encoding ankyrin repeat domain-containing protein 11 isoform X5 produces MESRKTRTQMPPVQSMLWHYQAGAPLQAPWHEMEAPRSKKKEKQGPERKRIKKEPATRKAGLLFGMGLSGIRAGYPLSERQQVALLMQMTAEESANSPVDTTPKHPAQSAVCQKGTPNSASKTKDKVNKRNERGETRLHRAAIRGDARRIKELISEGADVNVKDFAGWTALHEACNRGYYDVAKQLLAAGAEVNTKGLDDDTPLHDAANNGHYKVVKLLLRYGGNPQQSNRKGETPLKVANSPTMVNLLLGKGTYTSSEESSTESSEEEDAPSFAPSSSVDGNNTDSEFEKGLKHKAKNPEPQKTVTPVKDEYEFDEDDEQDRVPPVDDKHLLKKDYRKETKSNSFISIPKMEVKSYTKNNTIAPKKAAHRILSDTSDEEEVSVTVGTGEKLRLSAHTILPSNKTRDSSNSKQQKEKNKVKKKRKKETKGKEVRFGKRSDKFCSSESESEPLGSDEDDGSVGSSGCTKGSPLVLKDPSLFSSLSASSTSSHGSTASQKHNPNHTDQHSKHWRTDNWKTISSPAWSEVSSLSDSTRTRLTSESDCSSEASSVESLKPVRKKREHRKASGLQGTLSEKKSAFHTSVDGAIPKLDKEGKVVKKHKTKHKHKNKEKGQCSVSQELKLKSFTYEYEDSKQKPDKAILLDNDIPTENKLKALKHDRDHFKKEEKLSKVKSEEKEWLFKDELIKVSKDEKSLKRIKDLSKDITKCFREEKDRVNKSEKEKVMKEKSPKEEKLRLYKEERKKKSKDRPSKLEKKNDLKEDKTSKEKEKTFKEDKLKKEKVYREDSAFDEYCNKNQFLENEDSKFSLSDDQQERWFSDLSDSSFDFKGEDSWDSPVPDYREMKSDSVAKLILETVREDSKEKRRDNKSREKRDHSERRSDRDAFFRKKDRDYLDKNAEKRKDQTEKHKSVPSYLSEKDKKRKESVDGAKERKDKDLSDVCRDRKDSFESAKERKEVRAKPEEAYREGLKEFSCDSFFKDKSDSDFVKSLESWERHHSVKEKDKKDGIDKEKKEKIKSEKYKDKSSDKDKNEKSILEKSQKDKEFDKCFKEKKEIKEKHKDIHSKDKERKTSLDQVKEKKEKTYPGILSEDFSEKKDEKKGKDKSWYIADIFTDESEDEKDTYAASGFKLGEAGEGQRAEGPQDREEGKEPYPSEKHRKYSSDKQHSEKQKDKESKDKKKDKGVTEGGKDRKEKIFEKHKEKKDKESTEKYKDRKDRTSVDSTQEKKNKKLPEKVEKKHLVEDKAKSRHKEKSDKEHSKERKSSKSAEMEKSLLEKLEEEALHEYREDSNDKISEISSDSFTDRGQDPGPTALLEVSFTEPPEEKAREGSCLQEKLKERHRHSSSSSKKSHDRERGKKEKAEKKDREDYKEVGSRKDSNQYEKDFLDGDTYGISYNTKADIEDELEKTIELFSTEKKDKNDSEREPSKKIEKELKPFGSSAISILKEKKKREKHREKWRDEKEKHREKHPDGFLRHHKDEPKPGAKDKDNPPNSNFKDKSKEDTLRLGEAKPKEKFKESQEKGDLAKISNGNEKLPPSRDPSRKDHRPREKLLVDGDLMMTSFERMLSQKDLEIEERHKRHKERMKQMEKMRHRSGDPKLKDKTKSAEDMRKKSLELPTKKPSGLDVQLRDKKLKDSIVLAPTLPPADSKMLLGAGSEPKDWLAGPQMKEVLPASPRPDQSRPTGVPTPTSVVSCPSYEEVMHTPRTPSCSADDYSDLIFDCTDSHHMMPMPVSTPASACSPSFFDRFSTASSSLPENPSQTPTRTLSTSLYRSVSVDTRRTPEEEFSVGDKLFRQQSVPATSSYDSPARHLLEDKAPAPPEKFPCLSPGYYSPDYGVPSPKGEALHCAPAAVVNATPSPEGVFSSLQAKSSPSHRDELVAPSLEGTLPPDLGLPLDATEDQQATAAIIPPEPSYLEAADEGPFSTVITEEDPGEWAHPAASEQPLSSTLVGGVPENPVSWPPVGADLLLKSPQRFPESPKHFCPTEPMHPTTPVPFIATEPPYPVSPLTYPLSVPEPGLEEVKEDVVEAVPVEVSPSEEPAPYAPPSGLQAFFSDCKPLAETAPDAPPEPACVAAATQVEALGPLENNYLENNPSLSALGQEEPVPWPDPFPNPEDDLDLGPFSLPELPLQTKDVSDVETEPMDESPVIPPEQAPPGAPVVVSGGDLPTSATEEQHPTPDQASTELSTEPVPADQPKVEVPLEAVVQAVDVSLERAPEDLGPSLVPAPVPTELHAAGGGDEEAEPVDPPVAPHSAPDSPPADVTAQALTADGAGLPNSAGRAPAQAEVPPGSIQSEGADPAPKPPAEAPKPPRVEEIPQRITRNRAQMLANQNKQGTPPPEKELPPAAPVTRAKGRVPEDEDAQAQHPRKRRFQRSSQQLQQQMNTSTQQTREMIQQTLAAIVDAIKLDAIEPYHSDRANPYFEYLQIRKKIEEKRKILCYITPQAPQCYAEYVTYTGSYLLDGKPLSKLHIPVIAPPPSLAEPLKELFKQQEAVRGKLRLQHSIEREKLIVSCEQEILRVHCRAARTIANQAVPFSACTMLLDSEVYNMPLESQGDENKSVRDRFNARQFISWLQDVDDKYDRMKTCLLMRQQHEAAALNAVQRMEWQLKVQELDPAGHKSLCVNEVPSFYVPMVDVNDDFVLLPA; encoded by the exons GGCACGTACACCTCCAGCGAAGAAAGCTCCACTG AGAGCTCTGAGGAGGAAGACGCCCCCTCGTTCGCACcttccagttcagtggatggCAATAACACAGACTCTGAATTTGAAAAGGGCCTGAAGCACAAGGCCAAGAACCCAGAGCCCCAGAAAACAGTGACTCCCGTCAAAGACGAGTACGAGTTTGATGAGGACGATGAGCAAGACAGGGTCCCTCCTGTGGACGATAAGCACTTGTTAAAAAAGGATTACAGAAAAGAGACTAAGTCAAACAGTTTTATTTCTATACCCAAAATGGAAGTCAAAAGTTACACTAAAAACAACACAATTGCACCAAAGAAAGCCGCACATCGCATCTTGTCGGACACGTCAGACGAAGAGGAGGTAAGTGTCACCGTGGGGACAGGAGAAAAGCTGAGACTGTCAGCACACACAATACTGCCCAGTAATAAAACACGAGATTCTTCTAATTCCaagcagcagaaagaaaaaaataaagtgaaaaagaagcgaaagaaagaaacaaaaggcaaagaagttCGGTTTGGAAAAAGGAGTGAcaagttctgctcctctgagtctGAGAGTGAGCCCCTGGGCAGTGACGAGGATGATGGCTCCGTTGGCAGCTCTGGCTGCACCAAAGGGTCCCCACTGGTGTTGAAGGACCCCTCCCTGTTTAGCTCGCTCTctgcctcctccacctcctcccacGGGAGCACTGCCTCCCAGAAGCATAACCCCAACCACACAGACCAGCACTCCAAGCACTGGAGGACGGACAATTGGAAAACCATCTCCTCTCCTGCCTGGTCGGAGGTTAGCTCTTTGTCGGACTCCACAAGGACACGGCTGACGAGTGAGTCTGACTGCTCCTCAGAGGCCTCCAGCGTGGAGTCCCTGAAGCCTGTCAGGAAGAAGCGGGAGCATAGGAAAGCCAGTGGCCTGCAGGGCACGCTCTCTGAGAAGAAGAGTGCGTTCCACACCAGCGTGGATGGAGCCATCCCAAAGCTAGACAAGGAGGGGAAGGTtgtcaaaaaacacaaaacaaaacataaacacaaaaacaagGAGAAAGGACAGTGTTCAGTCAGCCAGGAACTTAAACTGAAAAGTTTCACTTATGAATATGAGGACTCAAAGCAAAAGCCCGACAAGGCCATACTCCTAGACAATGATATTCCCACTGAAAACAAGCTAAAGGCGTTAAAGCATGACcgagaccatttcaagaaagaagagaaacttAGCAAAGTGAAGTCAGAAGAAAAAGAGTGGTTATTTAAAGATGAGCTAATAAAGGTCTCCAAAGATGAGAAATCACTCAAGAGAATCAAAGACCTGAGTAAAGACATCACTAAATGTTTCCGAGAAGAGAAAGACCGCGtgaacaagtcagaaaaggagaaaGTGATGAAGGAGAAGTCTCCAAAGGAGGAGAAGCTGAGGCTAtacaaagaggaaagaaagaaaaagtcaaaagacaGGCCCTCAAAACTAGAGAAAAAGAATGATTTAAAAGAGGACAAAACGtcaaaagagaaggagaaaactttcaaagaagacaaactcaaaaaagaaaaagtttatagGGAAGATTCTGCTTTTGACGAGTATTGTAACaaaaatcagttcctggagaacgaAGACAGCAAGTTCAGCCTCTCTGATGACCAGCAGGAACGGTGGTTTTCTGACTTGTCCGATTCATCCTTTGACTTCAAAGGGGAGGATAGCTGGGATTCTCCAGTGCCTGACTACCGGGAGATGAAGAGCGACTCTGTGGCCAAGCTCATCCTGGAGACGGTGAGAGAGGACTCGAAGGAGAAGAGGCGGGACAACAAGAGCAGGGAGAAGAGAGACCACAGCGAGAGACGCAGCGACAGAGATGCTTTCTTTAGAAAGAAAGACAGGGACTATCTGGATAAAAatgctgaaaaaagaaaagaccaaactgaaAAACATAAAAGCGTCCCCAGCTatctgtcagagaaggataaGAAGAGGAAAGAGTCTGTGGATGGAGCCAAAGAGCGGAAAGACAAGGACCTGAGCGACGTCTGCAGGGACAGAAAGGACTCCTTCGAGAGCgccaaggaaaggaaagaagtcaGAGCTAAGCCGGAGGAGGCCTACAGAGAGGGCCTTAAAGAGTTCAGCTGTGACAGTTTTTTCAAAGACAAGTCTGACTCTGACTTTGTGAAAAGTCTGGAGTCTTGGGAAAGGCATCATTCagtgaaagaaaaagacaagaaggaTGGCATtgataaggaaaagaaagagaaaataaaatcagaaaaatataaagacaagTCCAGTGACAAAGACAAGAATGAAAAATCTATCCTTGAAAAGAGTCAGAAGGACAAAGAATTTGATAAAtgttttaaggagaaaaaagaaattaaggaaaaacataaagatatacatagcaaagacaaagaaagaaaaacttctcttgatcaagttaaagaaaaaaaggagaagacttACCCTGGAATTCTCTCAGAAGACTTCTctgaaaaaaaagatgaaaaaaagggTAAAGATAAAAGTTGGTATATTGCAGACATATTCACAGACGAAAGTGAAGATGAAAAAGACACATACgctgccagtgggttcaaactcgGGGAGGCTGGGGaagggcagagggcagagggcCCACAGGacagggaggaggggaaggagccCTACCCCTCAGAAAAGCACCGGAAGTACTCCTCTGATAAACAGCACTCAGAGAAGCAGAAAGATAAAGAATCCAAGGACAAGAAAAAGGACAAAGGAGTCACTGAAggagggaaagacagaaaagaaaaaatctttgaaaaacaCAAAGAGAAGAAGGATAAAGAGTCCACAGAAAAGTACAAGGACAGGAAAGACAGAACTTCAGTTGACTCtactcaagaaaagaaaaataaaaaactcccTGAGAAGGTTGAAAAGAAGCACTTGGTAGAAGACAAGGCGAAAAGCCGGCACAAAGAGAAATCTGACAAggaacattccaaagaaaggaagtCTTCAAAAAGTGCCGAGATGGAAAAAAGTTTATTGGAAAAGTTGGAAGAAGAAGCTCTGCATGAGTACAGAGAAGACTCCAATGATAAAATTAGTGAGATCTCATCCGACAGCTTCACTGACAGAGGGCAGGACCCTGGGCCAACTGCCCTGCTGGAGGTGTCGTTCACAGAGCCTCCTGAGGAGAAGGCCAGGGAGGGCTCTTGCCTGCAGGAGAAGCTGAAGGAGAGACACAGACACTCCTCATCCTCATCAAAGAAAAGCCACGACCGAGAgagggggaagaaagaaaaggccgaGAAGAAAGACCGTGAGGACTATAAGGAGGTGGGCAGTAGAAAGGACTCCAACCAGTATGAAAAAGACTTCCTGGATGGGGACACTTACGGCATTTCCTATAATACAAAAGCCGATATAGAAGATGAGTTAgagaaaaccattgaattgttttctactgaaaagaaagataaaaatgatTCTGAAAGAGAACCTtccaagaaaatagaaaaagaactaaaGCCTTTTGGGTCCAGTGCCATCAGCAtcctgaaagagaagaagaagagagagaagcacAGGGAGAAGTGGAGAGATGAAAAGGAGAAGCACCGAGAAAAGCATCCGGATGGCTTCCTGAGGCACCACAAGGACGAGCCAAAGCCTGGAGCCAAAGACAAGGACAACCCCCCGAACTCTAATTTTAAAGACAAATCCAAGGAGGATACCCTGAGACTCGGAGAAGCCAAGCCAAAGGAGAAGTTCAAGGAGAGTCAGGAGAAGGGCGACTTGGCAAAGATCAGCAATGGGAACGAGAAGCTGCCGCCATCCAGAGACCCCAGCAGGAAAGACCACCGGCCCCGAGAAAAGTTGCTGGTAGATGGTGACCTGATGATGACGAGCTTCGAGAGGATGCTCTCACAGAAGGACTTGGAGATTGAGGAGCGCCACAAGAGGCACAAGGAGAGGATGAAGCAGATGGAGAAGATGAGGCACAGGTCTGGGGACCCAAAGCTCAAAGACAAGACCAAGTCAGCAGAGGACATGCGCAAGAAGAGTCTggagctcccaacaaaaaagccatCGGGGCTGGATGTGCAGCTCAGAGACAAGAAGCTCAAGGACTCCATTGTGCTGGCTCCAACCCTACCCCCTGCCGACAGTAAAATGCTCCTGGGAGCGGGCTCAGAGCCCAAGGACTGGCTGGCGGGTCCCCAGATGAAAGAGGTCTTGCCAGCCTCCCCCAGGCCTGACCAGAGCCGGCCCACTGGAGTGCCCACTCCCACCTCTGTGGTCTCGTGCCCCAGCTATGAGGAGGTGATGCACACCCCCCGCACCCCATCCTGCAGCGCTGACGACTACTCCGACCTCATCTTCGACTGCACCGACTCCCACCACATGATGCCCATGCCTGTCAGCACGCCTGCCAGCGCCTGCTCCCCCTCCTTTTTTGACAGGTTCTCAACTGCCTCGAGTAGCCTTCCGGAGAACCCCAGTCAGACCCCAACGCGGACTCTGTCCACAAGCCTCTACCGCTCAGTGTCCGTGGACACGCGCAGGACCCCTGAGGAGGAGTTCAGTGTTGGGGACAAGCTCTTCCGGCAGCAGAGTGTCCCCGCCACCTCCAGCTATGACTCACCAGCACGGCACCTGCTAGAAGACAAGGCTCCTGCTCCCCCGGAGAAGTTCCCCTGCTTGTCTCCCGGGTACTACTCTCCAGACTATGGGGTCCCTTCGCCCAAAGGGGAGGCTCTGCACTGTGCTCCTGCAGCCGTGGTTAACGCCACACCGTCCCCGGAGGGCGTCTTCTCAAGTTTACAAGCCAAGTCCTCGCCTTCCCATAGGGACGAGCTGGTAGCCCCTTCCCTGGAAGGGACCCTGCCCCCTGACCTGGGCCTCCCTCTAGATGCCACAGAGGACCAGCAAGCCACGGCCGCCATTATCCCCCCAGAGCCCAGCTACCTGGAGGCTGCCGATGAGGGCCCATTCAGCACTGTTATCACGGAGGAGGACCCAGGCGAGTGGGCACATCCCGCTGCCTCCGAGCAGCCCCTCTCCTCCACCCTCGTCGGGGGTGTCCCCGAGAACCCCGTCAGCTGGCCCCCTGTTGGGGCAGACCTGCTGCTGAAGTCCCCACAGAGATTTCCAGAGTCCCCCAAACATTTCTGCCCCACGGAGCCCATGCATCCCACCACCCCCGTGCCCTTCATTGCTACAGAGCCCCCGTACCCAGTCTCTCCACTCACGTACCCGTTGTCAGTCCCCGAGCCAGGGCTCGAAGAGGTCAAGGAGGACGTGGTCGAAGCGGTCCCAGTGGAGGTCTCCCCGTCAGAGGAGCCAGCCCCATATGCCCCTCCCTCTGGGCTGCAGGCCTTCTTCAGTGACTGTAAGCCTCTTGCGGAGACAGCTCCTGATGCGCCCCCCGAGCCTGCGTGTGTGGCCGCCGCAACTCAGGTTGAGGCCCTGGGCCCTCTAGAAAATAACTACCTGGAAAACAACCCCAGTCTCTCTGCCCTGggtcaggaggagccagtcccCTGGCCAGACCCCTTCCCAAACCCTGAAGATGACCTAGACCTGGGGCCGTTCTCACTGCCAGAACTTCCGCTTCAAACGAAAGACGTTTCAGATGTGGAGACAGAACCTATGGACGAGAGTCCTGTCATTCCCCCAGAGCAGGCACCTCCAGGGGCCCCCGTGGTTGTAAGTGGGGGGGATCTCCCCACATCAGCCACTGAGGAACAGCACCCAACACCCGACCAGGCATCCACAGAGCTCTCCACCGAGCCTGTGCCTGCAGACCAGCCCAAGGTGGAGGTACCTCTGGAAGCTGTGGTGCAAGCAGTGGACGTGTCACTAGAGAGGGCCCCTGAGGACCTGGGCCCCAGCCTGGTGCCTGCACCAGTCCCCACCGAGCTCCATGCAGCAGGAGGTGGGGACGAGGAGGCAGAGCCAGTGGACCCCCCagtggcaccccactctgcccctGACAGTCCCCCTGCAGATGTCACAGCCCAGGCTCTCACTGCAGATGGGGCAGGCCTCCCCAACAGCGCTGGCCGTGCCCCTGCCCAGGCGGAAGTCCCCCCTGGCAGCATCCAGTCCGAAGGAGCAGATCCAGCCCCCAAGCCACCGGCTGAAGCCCCGAAGCCACCCCGAGTGGAGGAGATCCCACAGCGCATTACCAGGAACCGGGCACAGATGCTGGCCAACCAGAACAAGCAGGGCACGCCGCCCCCTGAGAAGGAGCTTCCACCTGCTGCCCCTGTCACCAGGGCCAAGGGTCGCGTCCCCGAGGACGAGGACGCCCAGGCCCAGCATCCTCGAAAGCGCCGCTTCCAGCGCTCTAgccagcagctgcagcagcagatGAATACGTCAACACAGCAGACGCGGGAGATGATCCAGCAGACGCTGGCCGCCATCGTGGATGCCATCAAGCTGGACGCCATTGAGCCCTACCACAGCGACAGGGCTAACCCCTACTTCGAGTACCTACAGATCCGGAAGAAGATAGAGGAGAAGCGGAAGATCCTATGCTACATCACGCCGCAGGCCCCCCAGTGCTACGCCGAGTACGTCACGTACACGGGCTCCTACCTCCTGGACGGCAAGCCCCTCAGCAAGCTCCACATCCCAGTG ATTGCGCCCCCTCCGTCCCTGGCGGAGCCGCTCAAGGAGCTATTCAAGCAGCAGGAGGCCGTGCGTGGGAAACTCCGCCTGCAACATAGCATTGAGCGG GAAAAGCTGATCGTCTCCTGCGAGCAGGAGATCCTTCGGGTGCACTGCCGGGCGGCGAGGACCATCGCAAACCAGGCGGTGCCCTTCAGCGCCTGCACCATGCTGCTGGACTCAGAGGTCTACAACATGCCCCTGGAGAGCCAG GGGGACGAGAATAAGTCGGTGCGAGATCGGTTCAACGCACGTCAGTTCATTTCCTGGCTGCAGGATGTGGATGACAAGTATGACCGCATGAAG ACATGCCTCCTGATGCGGCAGCAGCATGAAGCAGCGGCACTGAACGCCGTGCAGAGGATGGAGTGGCAGCTGAAGGTGCAGGAGCTGGACCCTGCGGGGCACAAGTCCCTGTGCGTGAACGAGGTGCCCTCCTTCTACGTGCCCATGGTCGATGTCAACGACGACTTTGTGCTGCTGCCGGCGTGA